The Pseudomonas sp. R4-35-07 genome contains a region encoding:
- a CDS encoding pilus assembly protein TadG-related protein: protein MSPRLHGKQRGAIGLMAVGVLAVVLAFTLLAVDSGRLYLEKRRLQGVADTAALEAVSRDGTCAAGLSAAAYAAQSVARNQFVVGNGNTLVIRCGAVTTGASGQRVFAANPALSAAIEVVVSKTVTTSVAGGVWSLFSGTPVSLNTQLTAKAVAAKPTPPMAQLSIKSTLTSVDTASAGSLNAVFSGLLGGAVNVSVLGWNGLLDSNINMLSYLDQLALDLHVAAGDYTQLLNTTVTASQLLQAAISVLGNSPLTANAVTALGIIKVAATNPVPLTVGTILQVQTGTTAAALNANLQVFQLVQGVVQLAGSQSGTAVTLPINVLGLANVTTQVKVIEPPQLSAIGNPMLAAANPLGPNRIFVRTAQLRTQITVSLPVLNSVAGLTTAVNDLVGPLTPLLNGLLSLNLVTTINSAFCLLGAGCQQLDIIAVPGNVPLKIVLDAGGASTYVTGYTCPTGSAGTKSLTAHTISSIASLNVGNISNAFSSTLPMSVAPLPLVDIGIKTCHKILGIGSCDPRVAFAGGGIAINLQSTVAGSNSEQNLVFSSTTPFATPPDVGLAPSYQSAVPAANLVSGLSAALNGVGITAYRPVGSNPLGSVIASTVSLLSGVSALVTPVLNNALSPLLNPVLNNLLNSLGISLASVTVGANLSCGQAGEAYLVI, encoded by the coding sequence ATGTCTCCCCGACTTCATGGCAAGCAACGCGGCGCCATCGGCTTGATGGCGGTCGGTGTGTTGGCAGTGGTGTTGGCGTTCACGTTGCTGGCGGTCGACAGCGGACGGCTTTACCTGGAAAAGCGCAGGCTGCAAGGGGTGGCGGACACGGCAGCGCTGGAAGCTGTCAGCCGCGACGGCACTTGCGCGGCCGGCCTGAGCGCAGCGGCGTATGCGGCGCAAAGCGTGGCTCGTAATCAATTCGTGGTGGGTAACGGCAATACTTTGGTCATCCGTTGTGGCGCCGTGACCACCGGCGCGTCCGGCCAGCGCGTGTTCGCGGCCAATCCGGCGCTGTCAGCGGCGATCGAAGTGGTGGTCAGCAAAACCGTCACCACCAGTGTCGCCGGCGGCGTGTGGTCGTTGTTTTCCGGTACCCCGGTCAGTCTCAATACCCAATTGACCGCTAAGGCCGTGGCGGCGAAGCCCACGCCACCGATGGCCCAGTTGAGCATCAAAAGCACCCTGACCAGCGTCGATACCGCCAGCGCCGGCTCGTTGAACGCGGTGTTCAGCGGGTTGCTCGGCGGCGCGGTCAATGTGTCGGTGCTCGGCTGGAATGGCTTGCTCGACAGCAACATCAATATGCTCAGCTACCTCGACCAGTTGGCCCTCGACCTGCACGTGGCCGCCGGTGACTACACCCAGTTGCTCAACACCACAGTGACCGCCTCGCAGTTGCTTCAAGCCGCCATCAGCGTGCTGGGTAACAGCCCGTTGACGGCGAATGCCGTGACCGCGCTGGGCATTATCAAGGTCGCGGCGACCAACCCGGTGCCGCTGACCGTCGGCACAATCCTGCAGGTGCAGACCGGCACCACCGCTGCTGCGCTGAATGCCAACCTGCAGGTGTTCCAACTGGTCCAGGGCGTGGTGCAGTTGGCCGGCAGCCAGAGCGGGACGGCGGTGACCTTACCCATCAACGTGTTAGGGCTGGCCAATGTCACCACGCAGGTCAAAGTGATCGAGCCGCCGCAGCTGTCGGCCATTGGCAATCCGATGCTCGCGGCGGCCAACCCATTGGGCCCGAACAGGATTTTTGTGCGCACTGCGCAACTGCGCACGCAGATAACGGTGAGCTTGCCGGTGCTCAACAGCGTGGCCGGCTTGACCACGGCGGTGAATGACCTGGTGGGGCCGCTGACGCCGCTGCTCAACGGCCTGCTGAGCCTGAACCTGGTGACCACGATCAACTCGGCATTTTGCCTGCTGGGCGCCGGTTGCCAACAACTGGACATCATTGCGGTGCCGGGTAACGTGCCGCTCAAGATCGTGCTGGATGCCGGCGGCGCCAGCACTTATGTCACCGGCTACACCTGCCCTACGGGCAGCGCGGGCACCAAAAGCCTGACCGCCCACACCATCAGCTCGATCGCGTCGTTGAATGTCGGCAACATCAGCAACGCATTTTCTTCCACCCTGCCGATGAGCGTGGCGCCTCTGCCGCTGGTCGATATCGGCATCAAGACCTGCCACAAGATCCTTGGCATCGGCAGTTGTGACCCGCGTGTGGCGTTTGCTGGCGGCGGCATCGCGATCAACCTGCAAAGCACTGTGGCGGGCAGCAACAGTGAGCAGAACCTGGTGTTTTCCAGCACCACACCGTTCGCCACGCCGCCTGATGTGGGGCTTGCGCCCAGTTATCAATCGGCTGTGCCGGCTGCAAATTTGGTGAGTGGCCTTTCCGCCGCGCTCAATGGCGTCGGCATCACGGCTTATCGACCCGTGGGGAGCAACCCTTTGGGAAGCGTGATCGCAAGCACGGTGTCGTTGCTCAGCGGTGTCTCCGCCCTTGTGACGCCCGTGTTGAATAATGCCCTGAGCCCATTGCTCAACCCGGTCCTCAACAACCTGTTGAACAGCCTGGGCATCAGCCTGGCAAGCGTGACCGTGGGCGCCAACCTGAGCTGCGGCCAGGCCGGCGAAGCTTACCTGGTGATTTAA